In Phocoena sinus isolate mPhoSin1 chromosome X, mPhoSin1.pri, whole genome shotgun sequence, a genomic segment contains:
- the NHSL2 gene encoding NHS-like protein 2 isoform X3, with translation MKPAAANSGRENATATAHSRSSWRQPVNVFLSSGRPPSVEELLREAQLNLQSLLQEEYEEQYSEARLLGQTFRSADEAPEPTPSPRPQSARRLEFVLMPTKWQLSEDETTMQGVRAPEASLSLPTTADKQAVWNSPFPLPVLEEKRWLQPCPTHSDIVPINVSGQQFDKHASLRHSLFNTETAVNPKSTLRRRRTIIGFSNYSQRDQGHSNSPTGSVACSTTSDIKPSHSVPGGVHGRVAISQEAQLPNLTSPVLRNPSSDPEEPLQARGGTKVPGMESMGMVYSVPSSCNGPTESTFSPSWKGDAFTYVTPSATAQSSQDNENGKSPSSGNSWISLHTLPPLVPKEAATFFVTRDTPAGCGGSAGYSEHSTQRRHISERPSKIGLLTGDTSRLETGPGGASRFRERSLSVPTDTGTTDVDYDEEQKASEACALPYASTSSEGSNSADNIASLSAQQEAQQRRQRSKSISLKKAKKKPSPPTRSVSLVKDEPVLLPDGGSALPKDQRPRSLCLSLEHQGHHSSHPDTQGHPAVPTFKDPEGTQFAHHWYLTDWKSGDTYQSLSSSSTATGTTVIECTQVQGSSESLASPSTSRATTPSQLSIEVEAREVSSPGRPTGLMSPSSGYSSQSETPTPTVSMSLTLGHLPPPSGSVRVRPVVPERKSSLPPTSPVEKMSKSRLSFDLPLTSSTNLDLSGMSISIRSKTKVSRHHSDTNFGAKLAQKTSPNQPIMPMVTQSDLRSVRLRSVSKSEPEDDIESPDYAEESGAEVFTLPERKAKPPIAEKPPLARRPPSLVHKPPSVPEEYPLTSPTLAMTPKTSIQHMRPLPQDIYTVVRKPKSSSFPEGRTLGESTAPSSLVFTPFSSSSGAFFSGTQQPPQGSTEYEGPKGKALPERISLQSQEEAEKKKGKIPPPVPKKPSVLYLPLTSPATQMEAYTAEPRLPLSPIITLEEDAKCLPTSNHLPSAGTRTTSTPQADSEREASPLGSSMEPRTEEKSVISDKTAEWIAEDDDDVFVASRTTEDLFTVIHRSKRKLLGWKEPGEAFAGGSRPTSHSPIRNTAESPISELAASAGSSGSASLDAGRNDDFKALLQKKGSKATPRSRPSAAELLKTTNPLARRIIAQFSKDYETPDNPST, from the exons CTGCAGCTAACTCGGGTCGGGAAAATGCGACAGCGACTGCCCACTCGAGGTCGTCATGGCGACAGCCAGTGAACGTGTTCCTCTCCTCGGGCAGGCCCCCGAGTGTAGAGGAGCTGCTTCGCGAGGCGCAGCTCAATCTCCAGAGCCTGTTGCAAG AAGAATATGAGGAACAGTACTCGGAGGCCAGACTTCTGGGGCAGACCTTCCGCTCTGCTGATGAGGCCCCTGAGCCCACTCCCAGCCCAAGGCCCCAGTCTGCCAGGCGTCTGGAGTTTGTACTGATG CCCACAAAATGGCAGCTGAGCGAGGATGAGACTACCATGCAGGGTGTGAGGGCCCCTGAGGCCTCCCTGAGCCTGCCTACCACAGCCGACAAGCAAGCTGTCTGGAATAGTCCCTTCCCTCTGCCCGTCCTAGAGGAGAAGCGATGGCTTCAGCCTTGTCCCACGCACTCTGACATCGTGCCCATCAATGTCTCCG GGCAGCAGTTTGATAAACATGCAAGTTTGCGACACTCGTTGTTTAACACAGAGACAGCCGTGAACCCCAAGTCCACCCTGAGGCGGAGGCGGACCATTATTGGATTCTCTAACTATTCCCAGCGAGACCAAG GTCACAGCAACAGCCCCACAGGCAGTGTGGCCTGCTCTACCACCTCAGACATCAAGCCCAGCCATTCAGTTCCAGGAGGTGTTCACGGAAGAGTTGCCATCAGTCAGGAAGCTCAGTTACCAAATCTCACCTCGCCAGTATTGAGAAATCCTTCTAGTGATCCGGAAGAACCTCTCCAGGCACGTGGTGGCACAAAAGTCCCTGGCATGGAGAGCATGGGGATGGTGTACAGCGTCCCCAGTTCTTGCAATGGACCAACAGAATCAACGTTCTCCCCTTCCTGGAAGGGAGATGCTTTTACCTACGTGACTCCAAGCGCCACTGCTCAGAGCAGTCAAgacaatgaaaatggaaaaagtcCTTCCTCTGGGAATTCTTGGATCTCTCTGCACACATTGCCACCTCTGGTTCCTAAGGAGGCTGCTACCTTCTTTGTCACTCGTGATACCCCAGCAGGATGCGGTGGGTCTGCTGGCTACTCTGAGCATTCTACTCAACGAAGGCACATATCAGAACGACCCTCCAAGATTGGCCTCCTGACTGGTGATACCTCAAGGCTGGAGACAGGCCCAGGTGGGGCCAGCAGGTTCCGGGAGCGGTCACTGTCTGTACCCACAGACACAGGCACCACGGATGTGGACTATGACGAGGAGCAGAAGGCCAGTGAAGCCTGTGCCCTGCCTTATGCCAGTACAAGTTCTGAGGGCAGTAACAGTGCCGACAACATTGCCTCCCTTAGCGCCCAACAGGAGGCCCAGCAAAGAAGGCAGAGGTCCAAGAGCATCTCACTCAAGAAGGCCAAGAAGAAGCCTTCCCCACCGACTCGCAGTGTCTCGCTGGTCAAAGATGAACCAGTCCTCTTGCCAGACGGTGGGTCAGCGCTACCCAAGGACCAGAGGCCCAGGAGCCTTTGCCTCTCCTTGGAACACCAAGGACATCACTCATCCCACCCAGATACTCAGGGTCACCCAGCTGTGCCAACCTTCAAAGACCCAGAAGGTACACAATTCGCCCACCACTGGTATCTTACTGACTGGAAGTCTGGTGACACCTACCAATCCTTGTCCAGCTCCAGCACTGCCACTGGCACCACAGTCATTGAGTGCACCCAAGTTCAGGGCAGCTCAGAGTCTCTCGCCTCCCCTTCCACCTCCAGAGCCACAACGCCTTCTCAGCTTTCCATCgaggtggaggccagggaggtATCCTCCCCAGGAAGGCCCACTGGGCTGATGTCACCCTCCAGTGGATACTCCAGCCAGTCAGAGACACCAACACCCACTGTCTCCATGTCCTTGACCCTGGGCCACTTGCCCCCTCCAAGTGGCAGTGTCCGGGTGCGTCCAGTGGTACCTGAGAGGAAGTCatcactacccccaacatcaccAGTGGAGAAAATGTCCAAGTCACGGCTATCGTTTGACCTACCGTTGACCTCTTCAACCAACCTGGACCTGTCTGGGATGAGTATCTCCATCCGAAGCAAAACCAAGGTGAGCCGGCATCACTCGGATACAAATTTTGGGGCCAAGCTGGCCCAGAAAACTAGCCCCAACCAGCCAATCATGCCCATGGTTACTCAGTCTGACTTACGTTCTGTTCGCCTGAGGTCAGTCAGCAAGTCTGAACCGGAAGATGATATTGAGAGCCCTGACTATGCTGAGGAGTCAGGAGCTGAAGTCTTCACCTTGCCAGAGAGAAAGGCAAAACCTCCCATAGCCGAGAAGCCCCCACTGGCCCGAAGGCCTCCAAGCTTGGTCCACAAGCCACCGTCTGTCCCCGAGGAGTACCCACTAACTTCGCCTACCTTGGCTATGACCCCCAAGACCTCAATTCAACATATGAGGCCACTCCCTCAAGATATATACACGGTGGTGCGGAAACCAAAGTCCTCCAGCTTCCCTGAGGGCAGAACCCTGGGGGAGTCAACAGCACCCTCATCTCTTGTTTTCACACCTTTTTCCAGTTCCTCTGGTGCTTTCTTCTCAGGAACACAGCAACCCCCCCAGGGAAGTACGGAGTATGAGGGCCCCAAGGGGAAAGCCCTACCTGAAAGAATTAGCCTCCAGAGCCAAGAAGaagctgagaaaaagaaaggcaagattCCACCTCCTGTACCAAAAAAGCCCAGCGTGCTGTACCTGCCTCTCACCTCACCTGCAACTCAAATGGAGGCCTACACGGCTGAACCAAGGCTGCCTCTCAGTCCCATCATCACCCTGGAGGAAGATGCCAAGTGTCTACCAACTAGCAACCACCTGCCATCGGCGGGTACAAGGACAACCTCCACTCCACAGGCTGACAGTGAAAGGGAGGCAAGCCCTCTGG GGAGCTCGATGGAACCAAGAACcgaagaaaaaagtgtaatcagTGATAAAACAGCCGAATGGATTGcggaagatgatgatgatgtgttTGTGGCTTCACGAACAACTGAAGATTTATTTACTGTGATCCACAG GTCCAAAAGAAAGCTGCTTGGCTGGAAGGAGCCTGGTGAGGCCTTTGCTGGTGGCAGCAGACCAACCTCCCACTCACCAATAAGGAACACGGCTGAGTCTCCTATCAGTGAGTTGGCTGCCTCTGCAGGGTCAAGCGGCAGTGCCAGCCTAGATGCTGGCAGAAATGATGATTTCAAGGCCTTGCTACAGAAGAAGGGAAGCAAGGCAACTCCAAGGTCCCGCCCCTCAGCAGCAGAACTGCTGAAGACCACTAACCCACTGGCTCGGCGAATTATTGCACAATTTTCAAAAGACTACGAAACCCCTGATAACCCCAGTACCTAA
- the NHSL2 gene encoding NHS-like protein 2 isoform X4 has protein sequence MPTKWQLSEDETTMQGVRAPEASLSLPTTADKQAVWNSPFPLPVLEEKRWLQPCPTHSDIVPINVSGQQFDKHASLRHSLFNTETAVNPKSTLRRRRTIIGFSNYSQRDQGHSNSPTGSVACSTTSDIKPSHSVPGGVHGRVAISQEAQLPNLTSPVLRNPSSDPEEPLQARGGTKVPGMESMGMVYSVPSSCNGPTESTFSPSWKGDAFTYVTPSATAQSSQDNENGKSPSSGNSWISLHTLPPLVPKEAATFFVTRDTPAGCGGSAGYSEHSTQRRHISERPSKIGLLTGDTSRLETGPGGASRFRERSLSVPTDTGTTDVDYDEEQKASEACALPYASTSSEGSNSADNIASLSAQQEAQQRRQRSKSISLKKAKKKPSPPTRSVSLVKDEPVLLPDGGSALPKDQRPRSLCLSLEHQGHHSSHPDTQGHPAVPTFKDPEGTQFAHHWYLTDWKSGDTYQSLSSSSTATGTTVIECTQVQGSSESLASPSTSRATTPSQLSIEVEAREVSSPGRPTGLMSPSSGYSSQSETPTPTVSMSLTLGHLPPPSGSVRVRPVVPERKSSLPPTSPVEKMSKSRLSFDLPLTSSTNLDLSGMSISIRSKTKVSRHHSDTNFGAKLAQKTSPNQPIMPMVTQSDLRSVRLRSVSKSEPEDDIESPDYAEESGAEVFTLPERKAKPPIAEKPPLARRPPSLVHKPPSVPEEYPLTSPTLAMTPKTSIQHMRPLPQDIYTVVRKPKSSSFPEGRTLGESTAPSSLVFTPFSSSSGAFFSGTQQPPQGSTEYEGPKGKALPERISLQSQEEAEKKKGKIPPPVPKKPSVLYLPLTSPATQMEAYTAEPRLPLSPIITLEEDAKCLPTSNHLPSAGTRTTSTPQADSEREASPLGSSMEPRTEEKSVISDKTAEWIAEDDDDVFVASRTTEDLFTVIHRSKRKLLGWKEPGEAFAGGSRPTSHSPIRNTAESPISELAASAGSSGSASLDAGRNDDFKALLQKKGSKATPRSRPSAAELLKTTNPLARRIIAQFSKDYETPDNPST, from the exons ATG CCCACAAAATGGCAGCTGAGCGAGGATGAGACTACCATGCAGGGTGTGAGGGCCCCTGAGGCCTCCCTGAGCCTGCCTACCACAGCCGACAAGCAAGCTGTCTGGAATAGTCCCTTCCCTCTGCCCGTCCTAGAGGAGAAGCGATGGCTTCAGCCTTGTCCCACGCACTCTGACATCGTGCCCATCAATGTCTCCG GGCAGCAGTTTGATAAACATGCAAGTTTGCGACACTCGTTGTTTAACACAGAGACAGCCGTGAACCCCAAGTCCACCCTGAGGCGGAGGCGGACCATTATTGGATTCTCTAACTATTCCCAGCGAGACCAAG GTCACAGCAACAGCCCCACAGGCAGTGTGGCCTGCTCTACCACCTCAGACATCAAGCCCAGCCATTCAGTTCCAGGAGGTGTTCACGGAAGAGTTGCCATCAGTCAGGAAGCTCAGTTACCAAATCTCACCTCGCCAGTATTGAGAAATCCTTCTAGTGATCCGGAAGAACCTCTCCAGGCACGTGGTGGCACAAAAGTCCCTGGCATGGAGAGCATGGGGATGGTGTACAGCGTCCCCAGTTCTTGCAATGGACCAACAGAATCAACGTTCTCCCCTTCCTGGAAGGGAGATGCTTTTACCTACGTGACTCCAAGCGCCACTGCTCAGAGCAGTCAAgacaatgaaaatggaaaaagtcCTTCCTCTGGGAATTCTTGGATCTCTCTGCACACATTGCCACCTCTGGTTCCTAAGGAGGCTGCTACCTTCTTTGTCACTCGTGATACCCCAGCAGGATGCGGTGGGTCTGCTGGCTACTCTGAGCATTCTACTCAACGAAGGCACATATCAGAACGACCCTCCAAGATTGGCCTCCTGACTGGTGATACCTCAAGGCTGGAGACAGGCCCAGGTGGGGCCAGCAGGTTCCGGGAGCGGTCACTGTCTGTACCCACAGACACAGGCACCACGGATGTGGACTATGACGAGGAGCAGAAGGCCAGTGAAGCCTGTGCCCTGCCTTATGCCAGTACAAGTTCTGAGGGCAGTAACAGTGCCGACAACATTGCCTCCCTTAGCGCCCAACAGGAGGCCCAGCAAAGAAGGCAGAGGTCCAAGAGCATCTCACTCAAGAAGGCCAAGAAGAAGCCTTCCCCACCGACTCGCAGTGTCTCGCTGGTCAAAGATGAACCAGTCCTCTTGCCAGACGGTGGGTCAGCGCTACCCAAGGACCAGAGGCCCAGGAGCCTTTGCCTCTCCTTGGAACACCAAGGACATCACTCATCCCACCCAGATACTCAGGGTCACCCAGCTGTGCCAACCTTCAAAGACCCAGAAGGTACACAATTCGCCCACCACTGGTATCTTACTGACTGGAAGTCTGGTGACACCTACCAATCCTTGTCCAGCTCCAGCACTGCCACTGGCACCACAGTCATTGAGTGCACCCAAGTTCAGGGCAGCTCAGAGTCTCTCGCCTCCCCTTCCACCTCCAGAGCCACAACGCCTTCTCAGCTTTCCATCgaggtggaggccagggaggtATCCTCCCCAGGAAGGCCCACTGGGCTGATGTCACCCTCCAGTGGATACTCCAGCCAGTCAGAGACACCAACACCCACTGTCTCCATGTCCTTGACCCTGGGCCACTTGCCCCCTCCAAGTGGCAGTGTCCGGGTGCGTCCAGTGGTACCTGAGAGGAAGTCatcactacccccaacatcaccAGTGGAGAAAATGTCCAAGTCACGGCTATCGTTTGACCTACCGTTGACCTCTTCAACCAACCTGGACCTGTCTGGGATGAGTATCTCCATCCGAAGCAAAACCAAGGTGAGCCGGCATCACTCGGATACAAATTTTGGGGCCAAGCTGGCCCAGAAAACTAGCCCCAACCAGCCAATCATGCCCATGGTTACTCAGTCTGACTTACGTTCTGTTCGCCTGAGGTCAGTCAGCAAGTCTGAACCGGAAGATGATATTGAGAGCCCTGACTATGCTGAGGAGTCAGGAGCTGAAGTCTTCACCTTGCCAGAGAGAAAGGCAAAACCTCCCATAGCCGAGAAGCCCCCACTGGCCCGAAGGCCTCCAAGCTTGGTCCACAAGCCACCGTCTGTCCCCGAGGAGTACCCACTAACTTCGCCTACCTTGGCTATGACCCCCAAGACCTCAATTCAACATATGAGGCCACTCCCTCAAGATATATACACGGTGGTGCGGAAACCAAAGTCCTCCAGCTTCCCTGAGGGCAGAACCCTGGGGGAGTCAACAGCACCCTCATCTCTTGTTTTCACACCTTTTTCCAGTTCCTCTGGTGCTTTCTTCTCAGGAACACAGCAACCCCCCCAGGGAAGTACGGAGTATGAGGGCCCCAAGGGGAAAGCCCTACCTGAAAGAATTAGCCTCCAGAGCCAAGAAGaagctgagaaaaagaaaggcaagattCCACCTCCTGTACCAAAAAAGCCCAGCGTGCTGTACCTGCCTCTCACCTCACCTGCAACTCAAATGGAGGCCTACACGGCTGAACCAAGGCTGCCTCTCAGTCCCATCATCACCCTGGAGGAAGATGCCAAGTGTCTACCAACTAGCAACCACCTGCCATCGGCGGGTACAAGGACAACCTCCACTCCACAGGCTGACAGTGAAAGGGAGGCAAGCCCTCTGG GGAGCTCGATGGAACCAAGAACcgaagaaaaaagtgtaatcagTGATAAAACAGCCGAATGGATTGcggaagatgatgatgatgtgttTGTGGCTTCACGAACAACTGAAGATTTATTTACTGTGATCCACAG GTCCAAAAGAAAGCTGCTTGGCTGGAAGGAGCCTGGTGAGGCCTTTGCTGGTGGCAGCAGACCAACCTCCCACTCACCAATAAGGAACACGGCTGAGTCTCCTATCAGTGAGTTGGCTGCCTCTGCAGGGTCAAGCGGCAGTGCCAGCCTAGATGCTGGCAGAAATGATGATTTCAAGGCCTTGCTACAGAAGAAGGGAAGCAAGGCAACTCCAAGGTCCCGCCCCTCAGCAGCAGAACTGCTGAAGACCACTAACCCACTGGCTCGGCGAATTATTGCACAATTTTCAAAAGACTACGAAACCCCTGATAACCCCAGTACCTAA
- the NHSL2 gene encoding NHS-like protein 2 isoform X6 has translation MAAQPSTWNGQQFDKHASLRHSLFNTETAVNPKSTLRRRRTIIGFSNYSQRDQGHSNSPTGSVACSTTSDIKPSHSVPGGVHGRVAISQEAQLPNLTSPVLRNPSSDPEEPLQARGGTKVPGMESMGMVYSVPSSCNGPTESTFSPSWKGDAFTYVTPSATAQSSQDNENGKSPSSGNSWISLHTLPPLVPKEAATFFVTRDTPAGCGGSAGYSEHSTQRRHISERPSKIGLLTGDTSRLETGPGGASRFRERSLSVPTDTGTTDVDYDEEQKASEACALPYASTSSEGSNSADNIASLSAQQEAQQRRQRSKSISLKKAKKKPSPPTRSVSLVKDEPVLLPDGGSALPKDQRPRSLCLSLEHQGHHSSHPDTQGHPAVPTFKDPEGTQFAHHWYLTDWKSGDTYQSLSSSSTATGTTVIECTQVQGSSESLASPSTSRATTPSQLSIEVEAREVSSPGRPTGLMSPSSGYSSQSETPTPTVSMSLTLGHLPPPSGSVRVRPVVPERKSSLPPTSPVEKMSKSRLSFDLPLTSSTNLDLSGMSISIRSKTKVSRHHSDTNFGAKLAQKTSPNQPIMPMVTQSDLRSVRLRSVSKSEPEDDIESPDYAEESGAEVFTLPERKAKPPIAEKPPLARRPPSLVHKPPSVPEEYPLTSPTLAMTPKTSIQHMRPLPQDIYTVVRKPKSSSFPEGRTLGESTAPSSLVFTPFSSSSGAFFSGTQQPPQGSTEYEGPKGKALPERISLQSQEEAEKKKGKIPPPVPKKPSVLYLPLTSPATQMEAYTAEPRLPLSPIITLEEDAKCLPTSNHLPSAGTRTTSTPQADSEREASPLGSSMEPRTEEKSVISDKTAEWIAEDDDDVFVASRTTEDLFTVIHRSKRKLLGWKEPGEAFAGGSRPTSHSPIRNTAESPISELAASAGSSGSASLDAGRNDDFKALLQKKGSKATPRSRPSAAELLKTTNPLARRIIAQFSKDYETPDNPST, from the exons GGCAGCAGTTTGATAAACATGCAAGTTTGCGACACTCGTTGTTTAACACAGAGACAGCCGTGAACCCCAAGTCCACCCTGAGGCGGAGGCGGACCATTATTGGATTCTCTAACTATTCCCAGCGAGACCAAG GTCACAGCAACAGCCCCACAGGCAGTGTGGCCTGCTCTACCACCTCAGACATCAAGCCCAGCCATTCAGTTCCAGGAGGTGTTCACGGAAGAGTTGCCATCAGTCAGGAAGCTCAGTTACCAAATCTCACCTCGCCAGTATTGAGAAATCCTTCTAGTGATCCGGAAGAACCTCTCCAGGCACGTGGTGGCACAAAAGTCCCTGGCATGGAGAGCATGGGGATGGTGTACAGCGTCCCCAGTTCTTGCAATGGACCAACAGAATCAACGTTCTCCCCTTCCTGGAAGGGAGATGCTTTTACCTACGTGACTCCAAGCGCCACTGCTCAGAGCAGTCAAgacaatgaaaatggaaaaagtcCTTCCTCTGGGAATTCTTGGATCTCTCTGCACACATTGCCACCTCTGGTTCCTAAGGAGGCTGCTACCTTCTTTGTCACTCGTGATACCCCAGCAGGATGCGGTGGGTCTGCTGGCTACTCTGAGCATTCTACTCAACGAAGGCACATATCAGAACGACCCTCCAAGATTGGCCTCCTGACTGGTGATACCTCAAGGCTGGAGACAGGCCCAGGTGGGGCCAGCAGGTTCCGGGAGCGGTCACTGTCTGTACCCACAGACACAGGCACCACGGATGTGGACTATGACGAGGAGCAGAAGGCCAGTGAAGCCTGTGCCCTGCCTTATGCCAGTACAAGTTCTGAGGGCAGTAACAGTGCCGACAACATTGCCTCCCTTAGCGCCCAACAGGAGGCCCAGCAAAGAAGGCAGAGGTCCAAGAGCATCTCACTCAAGAAGGCCAAGAAGAAGCCTTCCCCACCGACTCGCAGTGTCTCGCTGGTCAAAGATGAACCAGTCCTCTTGCCAGACGGTGGGTCAGCGCTACCCAAGGACCAGAGGCCCAGGAGCCTTTGCCTCTCCTTGGAACACCAAGGACATCACTCATCCCACCCAGATACTCAGGGTCACCCAGCTGTGCCAACCTTCAAAGACCCAGAAGGTACACAATTCGCCCACCACTGGTATCTTACTGACTGGAAGTCTGGTGACACCTACCAATCCTTGTCCAGCTCCAGCACTGCCACTGGCACCACAGTCATTGAGTGCACCCAAGTTCAGGGCAGCTCAGAGTCTCTCGCCTCCCCTTCCACCTCCAGAGCCACAACGCCTTCTCAGCTTTCCATCgaggtggaggccagggaggtATCCTCCCCAGGAAGGCCCACTGGGCTGATGTCACCCTCCAGTGGATACTCCAGCCAGTCAGAGACACCAACACCCACTGTCTCCATGTCCTTGACCCTGGGCCACTTGCCCCCTCCAAGTGGCAGTGTCCGGGTGCGTCCAGTGGTACCTGAGAGGAAGTCatcactacccccaacatcaccAGTGGAGAAAATGTCCAAGTCACGGCTATCGTTTGACCTACCGTTGACCTCTTCAACCAACCTGGACCTGTCTGGGATGAGTATCTCCATCCGAAGCAAAACCAAGGTGAGCCGGCATCACTCGGATACAAATTTTGGGGCCAAGCTGGCCCAGAAAACTAGCCCCAACCAGCCAATCATGCCCATGGTTACTCAGTCTGACTTACGTTCTGTTCGCCTGAGGTCAGTCAGCAAGTCTGAACCGGAAGATGATATTGAGAGCCCTGACTATGCTGAGGAGTCAGGAGCTGAAGTCTTCACCTTGCCAGAGAGAAAGGCAAAACCTCCCATAGCCGAGAAGCCCCCACTGGCCCGAAGGCCTCCAAGCTTGGTCCACAAGCCACCGTCTGTCCCCGAGGAGTACCCACTAACTTCGCCTACCTTGGCTATGACCCCCAAGACCTCAATTCAACATATGAGGCCACTCCCTCAAGATATATACACGGTGGTGCGGAAACCAAAGTCCTCCAGCTTCCCTGAGGGCAGAACCCTGGGGGAGTCAACAGCACCCTCATCTCTTGTTTTCACACCTTTTTCCAGTTCCTCTGGTGCTTTCTTCTCAGGAACACAGCAACCCCCCCAGGGAAGTACGGAGTATGAGGGCCCCAAGGGGAAAGCCCTACCTGAAAGAATTAGCCTCCAGAGCCAAGAAGaagctgagaaaaagaaaggcaagattCCACCTCCTGTACCAAAAAAGCCCAGCGTGCTGTACCTGCCTCTCACCTCACCTGCAACTCAAATGGAGGCCTACACGGCTGAACCAAGGCTGCCTCTCAGTCCCATCATCACCCTGGAGGAAGATGCCAAGTGTCTACCAACTAGCAACCACCTGCCATCGGCGGGTACAAGGACAACCTCCACTCCACAGGCTGACAGTGAAAGGGAGGCAAGCCCTCTGG GGAGCTCGATGGAACCAAGAACcgaagaaaaaagtgtaatcagTGATAAAACAGCCGAATGGATTGcggaagatgatgatgatgtgttTGTGGCTTCACGAACAACTGAAGATTTATTTACTGTGATCCACAG GTCCAAAAGAAAGCTGCTTGGCTGGAAGGAGCCTGGTGAGGCCTTTGCTGGTGGCAGCAGACCAACCTCCCACTCACCAATAAGGAACACGGCTGAGTCTCCTATCAGTGAGTTGGCTGCCTCTGCAGGGTCAAGCGGCAGTGCCAGCCTAGATGCTGGCAGAAATGATGATTTCAAGGCCTTGCTACAGAAGAAGGGAAGCAAGGCAACTCCAAGGTCCCGCCCCTCAGCAGCAGAACTGCTGAAGACCACTAACCCACTGGCTCGGCGAATTATTGCACAATTTTCAAAAGACTACGAAACCCCTGATAACCCCAGTACCTAA